The Labrus bergylta chromosome 14, fLabBer1.1, whole genome shotgun sequence region ctaaatatataaaatgtttgaaagaaagtctttttattttcctcaccATAACCTTACTGCTCCCCTGTGCCTCTCAGAGCTTTGAATGAGATGTGGAAGTGTCAGAATCTGCTGAGACACAACGTCAAAGACCTGCTGGACTTGGTCAAAAAACCAAAGGTAACTCTTAACTGAAGCACAGCACAGTGAAGCTGATGGGTTATATACCCTTGTCGTTTGTTTCTaagctttttttctctgttgctGATTTGCAGTCTGAAGCATCAAGCAAAGCCGTATTTGCCAAAGTCATGGTGATCACAAGTAAGggatcttccttttttttttcttttttttttaaagccttattTCATCCCACTGTTCAAGTTTCTGATTCTACCTCCCACACTGCTATTTCAACTTTGCATAGCCTTAGTAGAAGAAAAACTGCTGACACAAGTTGCTCCAAccaacctgtttgtttttctaaaatctAGTCTTTGTAGACATcagcttttcattttgtgtctctACAGGGAACCTACCAGACCCGGGCAAAGCTCAGGACTTTGTGAAGAAGCTGGCTCAGGTCCTGGAGGATGACGAGCGGATCAGAGATCAGTTAGAAACTTTGGTCAGCCCCTCCTGCTCCTGCAAGCAGgctgaagtgtgtgtggtgAGTATTGATGTTTTCACAGATCAGATCACAGTGTTTGTGGCCTCTCATTGAAATTCTGACATCCCTCCTCTGGCTTTGTTTGACTATGATAAATCACCTTAAAACTACAGTTACCTTAAATGTATTTGACTGATCTTTGGCTTAAAGCACTTTTTGCAACCTTTTGAAGGGTTTTAACTCATACACTTAAGCCTTCAGGCTGTATTTTGAGTTGCAAAGCCAAGAGAGATAGTGAGGAAGAATGTTTACAGCCTTTCCCAGGAAGCATCAATAATGGATTGTTAAAACCCTACTGTGCTGTTGAACCTTGAGGACCATTGAGGAATGCTATTCCTGtcttcaaacactgaatcagcTGAACCATTTTTCAATAGTTTCCCCGTCAAGTGCTATTTTATAGcacatgactttgtttttttttgttttttacaatatCCAAAAGAGCATGCAAACTGGATAACAAGACTTTAAAATAGTTCCTGTCACATTCCTTTCTGTTCATATGCAGCATTTAAAGACCATAGTTATAATTTATTCATCCACACAGCTGGTcttaatgaaaacacacattttaaacctCATTTGACCCAGTCGCTTCACAAGGGCTTTGTTACTTTTCTTACGGACTATGTGAAGCTTCATCTGCCAGTCACATCCAATCGTTTTTGTGCCGATAAAAATGATTTGTTATTgtcccctttttcttttcttttctttttttctttttttcttctccgtATCAGTTTGCAAAACAATGAAGGTCCTCTCTCTGTATCAGCTGTGTttcatgttgtgctgctgcagcataagcttttaaaatgtcatctttCACTGTGGCAGTTGAAagtgaaacagaaataaaaacagctctGACCCCCGTGATATTTCTATCCTCACTCTAAACTAAATTAAAGGTTATTGACACAGGCCTTACATGTTCAAATCTTATCCAACTCAGAGGAGTCCATGTCTGACAATTTTGCAATAAACAGCATTTTAAGCcaacatgtgaaaaacaaatcaagtgTATGGTGTAAAAGTCCACCTACAGCAAAGTCCAagaatttgcctttttttttttttttttttagatgaatataataataataataatttgtgtGTCACTTTTTCAGCGAGACATCACTAAGAAGCTCGGCAGCCCCAAACAGCCCAGCAATCCTTTCTTGGAGATGGTGAAGTTCCTGCTGGAGAGAATTGCTCCGGTACACATTGACACAGAGTCCATCAGGTACAGTAACATTTACCGCAGTGACATCACCATCATCCTTTAAATACAACGGCCGAaattttttttagaagtttaacttattttgtctctctctcttctgtgtctCAGTGCTTTGATAAAACAGGTGAATAAATCTATAGATGGAACAgctgatgatgaggaggaaggTGTACCCACTGAAGAGGCCATCAGAGCTGGGCTAGAACTactcaaggtaaaaaaaaaacaagccagcAAACTCTGCATGGGTCTGCAGAATGTGATCATAAATTCCAAGTTGTCATTTTATCATCTTATTTTGTTGCTCcatctaacaaaaaaaaagggaagggaAAATCAATCAAACTGACTGGCTTTATGTCCTCATCAGTTCTGCTGCTGGAGTGTCAGTATGAAGTGCTGCCTGCAACTCAAGTAATCAGTGATTGAAAGAAACACTCTTATGTCTCTTGTCTTGTTGATTTAGTTAATTGATGACAGGATaaaagaaagggggggaaaaatgAGCAGGCAGTGATTGATAATAGCACTCATGCAGTTTTCCCTGGAGGTGTGGCTGACAGCAGCATTcattacagagacacaacacgTTAAATAAGGATGACATAAAGACCTCATATCTTTCCAATGAATCTGTGTTTAACCAGATGGGgattaattatatatatatgtagatttgttttttaatgaatatgTTGCAGAATGTCCAGCTGCTTGaccctcttttgtttttgtccctcacAGGTCCTTTCTTTCACACACCCAGTGTCGTTCCACTCTGCAGAGACATTTGAGTCCCTGTTGGGTTGTCTGAAGATGGATGACGAGAAGGTTGCAGAGGCTGCACTGCAGATCTTCAAGAACACAGGCAGCAAGATGGAAGAGAGTTTTCCTCACATCAAATCGTACGTCTCATTGCCCGATTGCCAATTTGCTTAATCTAAATGTATGCATCTAATCGTGCACAGAAGCAATGTGGGTATCTATATTCTGGACTGAAGTACCTGCTTTGAACATGTTAGGATCTTTATCACTATGGACATACTTGCTATGGTTTGTAATGGTGATGTCATGTTTGCTCCCCCTAGTGTTTTGCTGCCAGTACTGCAGGCCAAAGCAAAGAGAGGGCCCCCTCGCCAAGCCAAGTATGCCATCCACTGCATCAACGCCATGTTCaccaacagagacacacactttgCCCAAATCTTTGAGGTCAGTCAGTCCCATCTTTCAGATTCTTAACTTTTTcaacacatttaataaaaagGTGTAAAAATTGATATACATATcgtattttttatgtttgaataaCTTTGCTATGCCTCTATATTTACTGCAGACATGATACAACTTTCTCTTTGTTCACCATAGGTGTGaatgtttacctttttaaatACAAGGgtaaataaaaagtgtgtttgtgttcctccaGCCTCTGCACAAAGGTCTGGACCCCGCTAACCTGGAGCAGCTCATCACTCCTTTGACCACCCTGGGTCACCTGGCTCAGCTGGCTCCAGAACAGTTCGCTGCCCCGCTCAAATCTTTAGTCGCCAACTTCATCGTGAAGGACCTGCTCATGAATGACcgggtacacacacacgcaccaaaAATCTATACACATGTCAAATATACAAGGCTCATGTTGAGAGGCAGGGCTGCTATTATTGTTCTGCAATATTTAATACATCTATACAAAATACTAGCCAGgtatttctttgtcattttcacTTATATGGACATTGATGGAAATCCTAAGATGTCGCTCAGATCTCCCCCCTGAAAAACTTTAGCatccttgtttttgttgtctacTTATATATGAAGTATACCTTACTgttctgtttgtcttctgtACAGACTCCAGGAAAAAAGACGACCAAACTTTGGGTGTCTGATGATGAAGTGTCCCCAGAGACTATGGCCAAGGTCGGTGAAACACCATTGTGCTTCTCTTCAAACACCGTCCATGAATTTGAATGTTCTATCGCCACATGCTGTGATGCTTTATGTGTTTATCTGACACATCTCTGATTCTTAATACTGTTTCATCAGTGATGACAAAAGTTAATTAAAGTTTTCCACCAAAAAATGATTgccccaaaatgttttttttgtttccttctgtTCAGATCCAGGGCATCAAGCTGATGGTGAGGTGGTTACTGGGAGTGAAGAACAACCAGAGCAAATCAGGCAACTCCACCCTGAGGATGCTTACTGCAATTCTACACAGTGACGGAGACCTGACGGAGCAGGGCAGGATGGGGTGAATAACAAAGCTTACACATTCTAATCACACAAACATAAGGACCTGTATATGTTTGAatctgcagcttgtttttaggTTATTATTGTTATGACATTTCCAGTGAGATGCTGGATTTTTACTATTCTCCTTACATCACAATGTGTAAAGACATTCTTCATTTCTCTTCCCCCAGTAAACCTGACATGTCAAGGCTGCGGCTGGCAGCTGCGTGCGCCCTGCTGAAGCTGGCACAGGAACCCTGCTATCATGAAATCATCACCCTGGAGCAGTATCAGCTGTGTGCTCTCGTCATCAACGTAAGAAGAACCGGCTCCTCTATTTAGCAAACCGCCCGCTCGTTTCGGGACTCTGCAACATGTCTTAGATTGTCATGGTTTGgattttgaactgttttgaaatgATGGTCTCCCATTGATTTCATTAGATTAGATCTACTTTATTATTCCATGGGACGGGATTTACCTTGGGGGAGAAAAGTGCAGAGGAAATACACAGCTATGAGCGACTTATTAAACGggaaaaacacataaaataacgcataaaatgcaataaaatagATGGATTCCCATATGccattgtaaaaaaacaaaataatgacaaataaaTAGAGTAAAGGCTGAAATAACTATTAAAGACAACCAGTTCAACTCAATGTGCAATAGAGCTCAGGTTGCCAGCAGAGCAGCAGGGATTGGGGATACATTTAGTCACATCTCCACCTCAGCCATCCCTTCCTATGTTTTCTCTGGTTTCATCAtctgcaccctcctcctcctcctcctcctcatcactgcctctttttttatctccctctctgctctccagGATGAGTGCTACCAGGTGCGACAGTGTTTTTCCCAGAAGCTCCACCGAGGCCTGTGCCGCCTCCGCCTGCCTCTGGAATACATGGCGGTGTTTGCTTTGTGTGCCAAGGACCCCGTCAAAGAGAGGAGGGCTCACGCTCGTCAGTGCCTGGTGAAAAATGTCAACATACGCCGAGAGTACCTCAAACAGCACGCTGCCATCAGCGGTAAAGAAAACCAAATATAAACAGAGATCTGAGATTTTTAGTTTGACAAAGTGATGACAAAAAGTCTGTAGGTCtaaacaaactgtttatttttctcaaactgTATTGCATAAATAATTCACAGCAGAATATTTGAGCAGAGATATGAATAATTGATCAATATAATTGATATGACtgtaaaaggaaaatgaaagtGGTCCAGGGAAAAGGGATGTAATCAAATCTTTTGCTTTCCAAATAGTGCATCTCAGTGCACAATATGGTATTCATTAGCTCTGTTCATATAAGTTAGTAATGATTGAATATCGACCTTTTTGTATCCCACCAGACAAGCTGTTCTCTCTGCTGCCGGAGTACGTTGTGCCCTACACCATCCACCTGCTGGCCCACGACCCGGACTACGTCAAAGTTCAGGACATCGAGCAGCTCAAAGAAATCAAAGAGTAAGTATGGAACGGAAAAGCTGTTAGAATGTGATAACACTACTGATgaaagaaacactttgaaacatgaGAAACACTTTGTAGGTAGATGCCAACTCTTAGATGAGTGCAGCCCATTTCCTCCCAAAACAGAAAGTCTGCACATATGTGGAGCTTGGCAGGTGTTCATTTTGGTCCCTGGTTGTCATCACTCTTTAAGTTCTGTTgcattttctacttcctcaaaagaaaaatgatattCATTGAAACTCATGTGTGGTGACATTAAAATAATCCTCCTCTGTAGGGCTCTATGGTTTGTGCTCGAGATCATTATGGCCAAGAACGAGAACAACAGCCACGCCTTCATCAGGAAAATGgtggaaaacatcaaacaaacaaaagacgCGCAGTCCCCCACCGATTCAAAAACCAACGAGGTGTGTATTACGTCTGAAGGTTTATCAGCACTGAATATATAATTCTCTCTGCTATCCAGAGTAACAGACGTCTGTGTCTTTCCTCTACAGAAACTCTACACAGTGTGTGATGTGGCTATGAACATTATCATGTCAAAGAGCACCACCTACAGCCTGGAGTCGCCAAAAGACCCCACGCTGCCCTCGAGCTACTTCACCAAACCTGACAAGGTTTGTGCTTTTGCCCTAAGATTCTAAATATCTAGCATCGAGCAAAGCTTTGTCTttcatgttcttgtttttgtgtgtgtaaactgcAAGAGTAGAGCTGCTAATAAGGGATGAAAAAAATCGATCTGTCACtcctgtctcccccccctcccctctctcgccctctttcgatttatgactctatccactgtcctatctctaaataaaagcttaaaaaaagccccaaaataaaccttacaacaacaacaaaaaacaacccaTTACATAATCTTGCCATCGGGGGCAACAAGACCCACAGAAACTGAGAGATCCTCACAGATACATATTTTGAGGACATAATCCTTCATTTTTTACAACCCTAATGTGTACTTCAACTACTCTGTCACTGTGGCAAAACTGCATTcaagtttaaaatatatatatatattaaaaaaaactcttaaaagATCAGCTACCTTTTAAAATGTCGTATTGTTTGAACAATTTATtagttttctgtcatgttttctctttgatCCGTCTGAATCCTGGCCTCTGCTGGATAAGAATGATAGTCATCCTACACTCAAAGTTTTGTACAGCACTAACTGGTTATTGTATCTGGATTATCAACATTACACTCTTGAATTTAGTCTTAGATTTTGCAGCAGCCAAATAACATTACattatcttgtttgttttttgggttgCTGTGTGTTCTACACAAGCAAACGCCCTGACACATCATTTGTCTCTGTTACAGAATTTCAGCAACACAAAAAATTATCTCCCGGCAGAGATGAAGTCATTCTTCACACCAGGAAAGGTAAGCGTAACCGAACCTCTGATAATGTTAATATgggcttttgttttttctactttctgttttttgttgattgTAGCACAAATCTAAATTCAACTCTTGTCTGCTCTCACTCCTCCAGCCCAAGTCGGCTAACGTTTTGGGAGCAGTAAACAAACCGCTGTCGACAGCAGGGAAACAGATCCAGAGTAAAGCTTCTCGTATGGAGACCGCCAGCAACGAAGACTCCTCATCCAACCCGGGATCCCCACAACGCGGCAAGACAAGGTGAGAAACATGTGACCAGAGAAACCTGACATCAAACTGATGTTGACGACAATTTATCAGCTGCGGTGTTGTCCTGTGAGGGAAGTTATTTCGGGGGCCttcattggataggacagctgaagagagacaggaaatgttgggaggataGAGTgagagatgacatgcagcaaagagcaaagagcagaggtcagattcaaacccatggccgCTGTGACGAGGACTTTTTGGCGGCAAGCAACATAACCATGAGGCTATCCGGGGCCCCCAAAGAAAGAATTCTGGGtttaatgattaaaacaaaaatcaagaaATGCTCATAGACTACAAAGAGTTCTAAGAGATTATTTAGtatcatttgtttgtgtttccatgtgtgtCAAATATTTGCAACTAATCCTTCTGATGTTTCAGGCTGGACAGCACAGAATTGGATCATAGTGAGAACGAGGATTTCACCCTGAGAGCAGACAGCACTGACAAGGTACTAAAGCCTTTTTATGTGCTGTTCTATTTTCTGTGATGAGAGACGACGATGATGTAACAGACTGTCAGTGTTATCTTTTCATGGTTAAAGCTGCTGGGTgttcacatttatttcaaatcatCTACTTCTCATCATTACACTACCAGGAAGTGAAACCTCGTGCATAATTTTGCCGTAATTTAGTTTTGATATGAGAACACAATGATGGAAGGGTTGgcaggggggggaaaaaaactataTAACTATTTTTTTTGATTACCTATGCCTAGATGAACAAAATTAAGTTTTGTGATTTAcaatttactttttatttctataaatgACTCTGTATCTTAGGACGAGTCTGAAAGATGTGTTGCTGTGATCTGGATAAGTGCTTCCAGTCATAAAgtcttttgtctgtgttttgatAGTACTGTGCAAACACCTGCTGGGTTCAAGCCAAGATAAGATAACCAGTACAAGCTGTGCAAACTATCTCAGAGAGCCTCTGGACCTACTGTGGACAGACACCAATGTTTCTGTGTTAACTTCATTTAGCATTCTTATGTCAAACTTGTGGTATCAAAACATGTCAATTTAATATTCATAAATGCACCAGCCACGTATTTTGTAACTTCTTTctaacattcatttttaactagatgttagtttgttaaaaaaatgaggCAAACAGTGGTTTACAGAGAACAGCTACATGGTATTCAAAGCACTCGTTTAGTCTCAATCATCAAGCACATGTTGACTGTTTTGATTCCCAGGATATTGAGAAGCCCCGCGGGCGCAAACGTGGCGTGACAACCAGTGACGACCAGGACAGCAAGCCAAAGCGTGGACGCAAGAAGGCCTCGGCAAACCCGACCGCCGCAGTCGAACCCGAGGACCAGTGGGACGAGGACAACCGGCCAGAGGACGAGCAGAACAGCCCGCCGAAAAAAGGACGAAGGGGCCGGCCTCCGAAGTCTGCCACTCCCAGTCAGGACACGCCCGCCaaagggaagagagggagaaaaaaggcaGCGCCTCCCCCCGAGGATgacgatgaagaggaggaagaggagaaggtggaggaggaagcagcagaagaggaggaggaagaggatgacgGGAGCAGCGAAAACATGGAGCTGAAGCCCAAAGTTGGAAGGCCGGCAAGGACACCGCGACGATCACAAGGGTGAGAAAGGAACCCTGTCTGTATGCAGTTAGGGTTAGACATTTATTCAGCTTCCCTAGCAACAGTCACCATGTTCGCACTTAGATCTCTGTCAGT contains the following coding sequences:
- the pds5b gene encoding sister chromatid cohesion protein PDS5 homolog B codes for the protein MAHSKARVTDGKVTYPPGVKEISDKISKEEMVRRLKMVVKTFMDMDQDSEEEKELYLNLALHLASDFFLKHPDKDVRLLVACCLADIFRIYAPEAPYTSPDKLKDIFMFITRQLKGLEDTKSAQFNRYFYLLENIAWVKSYNICFELEDSNEIFTQLYRTLFQVINNGHNQKVHMHMVDLMSSIICEGDTVSQELLDTVLVNLVPAHKNLNKQAYDLAKALLKRTAQAIEPYITNFFNQVLMLGKTSVSDLSEHVFDLILELYNIDSHLLLSVLPQLEFKLKSNDNDERLQVVKLLAKMFGAKDSELAAQNKPLWQCYLGRFNDIHVPIRLECVKFASHCLMNHPDLAKDLTEFLRVRSHDPEEAIRHDVIVSIVTAAKKDLSLVNDALLNFVKERTLDKRWRVRKEAMMGLASIYRKYSLQGEGGREASKQISWIKDKLLHIYYQNSIDDRLLVERVFAQYMVPHNLETTERMKCLYYLYATLDTNAVKALNEMWKCQNLLRHNVKDLLDLVKKPKSEASSKAVFAKVMVITRNLPDPGKAQDFVKKLAQVLEDDERIRDQLETLVSPSCSCKQAEVCVRDITKKLGSPKQPSNPFLEMVKFLLERIAPVHIDTESISALIKQVNKSIDGTADDEEEGVPTEEAIRAGLELLKVLSFTHPVSFHSAETFESLLGCLKMDDEKVAEAALQIFKNTGSKMEESFPHIKSVLLPVLQAKAKRGPPRQAKYAIHCINAMFTNRDTHFAQIFEPLHKGLDPANLEQLITPLTTLGHLAQLAPEQFAAPLKSLVANFIVKDLLMNDRTPGKKTTKLWVSDDEVSPETMAKIQGIKLMVRWLLGVKNNQSKSGNSTLRMLTAILHSDGDLTEQGRMGKPDMSRLRLAAACALLKLAQEPCYHEIITLEQYQLCALVINDECYQVRQCFSQKLHRGLCRLRLPLEYMAVFALCAKDPVKERRAHARQCLVKNVNIRREYLKQHAAISDKLFSLLPEYVVPYTIHLLAHDPDYVKVQDIEQLKEIKEALWFVLEIIMAKNENNSHAFIRKMVENIKQTKDAQSPTDSKTNEKLYTVCDVAMNIIMSKSTTYSLESPKDPTLPSSYFTKPDKNFSNTKNYLPAEMKSFFTPGKPKSANVLGAVNKPLSTAGKQIQSKASRMETASNEDSSSNPGSPQRGKTRLDSTELDHSENEDFTLRADSTDKDIEKPRGRKRGVTTSDDQDSKPKRGRKKASANPTAAVEPEDQWDEDNRPEDEQNSPPKKGRRGRPPKSATPSQDTPAKGKRGRKKAAPPPEDDDEEEEEEKVEEEAAEEEEEEDDGSSENMELKPKVGRPARTPRRSQGLDSAESTPQKRRGRPPKSAQPPAKKPARGGRSKAAAAKDDSEEEDDEEEEEEQQEDEPTPKGRKKAAGRRR